The genomic region GAGTCTGGGAGTCTTTTTGTCTGTAATTAACTTTAACTAACACTTAATCAATGGCTATTTTATGAGCATGATTACATTATCACATCTGCTTGAGCACAATGCAGCACCTTTCTGTTGTTGTACCACTATGATTACTTTCAAGTCATTCCAAATGGCCAGGCTGTCACTTCATTTTGAAAGGCTTAAAGACATTTGAGCAGAACCCCAGCTGTGCCAAATATTAGACTAAAATCTGCAATCTAAAATTATAAATGGCCCTCAAGGTTTTAATTTCTGCCTACTATGTAATTACTACAAATCAGCCTGTGAATGCCACATTTTCTCTGACTGCATCTCTGTATAGTATTAATTTACtgcttgttttttattcatccTAATAAGATTTaccaataaaacatattttcagttttatctggATGATTTTCACCACAACAGCCCTGCTTAAGATCACCTACAGTAACTCTTAAGTTGGAAAAGATCAattctcactcactcacatttTCCAGCCAGTCAGGGGAAACTCACCACACACAGTCCAACCTCTAAAACCCCTGTGTCTCTGCCTGTACAGAAGTTAGCAGCAGGCATTGACTGAGctcacagggagagaaaagcCTAAGTAACGAAAAATACATGTGAGTTTTCATCAGTGGTTttggaaaaattaaaacaagcctaagagtctacagccacgctAGTCGCCAGTGGTGGGCAGAGTACTGCAAatctttttatttgtccaaGTCAAGTGTTTTATTCGCTAGTCATCAGGTTAGCAATAGCCAATGTGCAACATGGTTAATTTTAGGGAATGCACTTTACTTTGCATGTTGATCATTTCTAATTTAGCTGTTTCTGTTTAACACAGTTATTTTATCTACATGAATGTATCTACAAGATCACTTTCAAATATCACACTTGCTTGCTGCCTAGCATACTATTGTTGCCTATATCTGTTGTTATCATGATATGAACAACCAAACCACTTGAAGGGTGCTGCATTAGATTTGCCTTCTCCAATAGCTCATGCATCCAATACAATATGATTAGTCTTTCAGCATCTACGAACATAATCTTTtccatgtaaatatttattatcactcaaaccagggtggtgagaaacttgggtgtcgtgattgatgaccagctgtccttttcagaccatgttgctgctgtctctcggtcatgccacttttctctatacaacataaggaaaatcaggtcctacctcactcagtatgccacccagcttctggtacaggccatggttatctctcacctcgactattgcaatgccctcctagcaggtcttccagcttgtgtggtgaaacccttacaaatggttcagaacgcagcagcaaGTCTGGTTTTTggtcagcccaaaaggactcatgtcactccattactcagtgacctccactggctcccgtggcctccagaatcagattcaagtcactaatgcttgcatgcagagtgactactgggtctgcacccatctacctaaactccataatacaaacttacgttccttctcgcccgctacgctcctccaacgagcgccgcctggctctgccatcccttcacacaaagcaatcccagtcccggctgttctcatctgtgacaccacgatggtggaatgagctaccacacgccatcagatcaggggcgtccctctctaacttcaagaagctcttgaaaactcatctcttccgagaacacttcctcttataacaccgctaactcctaacctctaacatgcacttcctgtgctcttcttcttctatcccctacaattatcttgtattgattgcacttttttgttaactcttacttccttccctaggtatttaccccattgatgtgatatgaactatgagctcttactagtatttattgctatgtattgtcagttgtagatctgtatttgatgctctgttgatgcttgtatgttgttcctcaaatgtaagtcgctttggataaaagcatctgccaaatgagtaaatgtcaaTGTAAATTTATTGTGACAATAACATGGGAGCAGCCCATTATTGAATGAAGTAGGGTAAGCCTATGTGGAGGAAGACCTGTGTGTCATGCGTAAATCCCAACAAGGATATGCTTCTCAAAAATGagtgtttcctgaataaataacggCAGATAGtctgctgagtgaaagccaagatcAGTTTAACTGGCAACATTCTACTTAATGATTTCACCATCTGCTAttgctgtaaaacaaacaataaccaATGCAAATTAgagaaaataagtaatttacATCAAAAGAAAGCCATGCTCTGCACAACCAGAGgattatgataaaatattagAATCAGTCCAGTGATCATCTGACTTAGATGTTTAGCCTACATTTGTTCTGCATAGACTAAATATGCTTTTAATAAGGCATTAATTGAAAGTGAAAGGATTTCTGCTGGCTTGTAAAAGGGCGATGCAGACTGCTTTCTATCAAGGCCGCCAGTGGCATAGTGTGCACTTACTGGATTTGAGTTAAATTAGTAGAACAACCTAACCTTAAATTGAAAAGGTATTTACCTAATTTTCAAAATTTTGCCCAGCTCATTAATATATAGGCACACACCAATTAAAGCTCTCCTGCACAGCCTGAATGACTGCTCATTAATGTAGCAAAATACATAGTAGATAACAGACTAGTAAGGAAGGTATGAAATACAATGTAGCAAAgttaaaagtagattactgaCCCAAAAATACTTGAGTAAAGACTATTCTgccctcagtgtgtgtgtcatgtaagACAACTAGCTAGCCTTTCTGCGAAGAGGTTGCCCATAGTCTCTGTTAGTTTACCTGTTGAGCTGCACGTGCTATATTTACAAGTTATTTACAGCTATGATcatatcagctaaatgtaatatatGTATGTTACAACTTTGTAGCTTCACTGTAGATTATTTTTATGTCTGTTGATGTATGATTTGTTTGAATAGCATTCAGTGATTGGTGCTATCTTTCTGAATCCTTTCAGTTTTACAATATTCATTCATGAGAATGACAACAATAGTAAAGAGCCTTGAACTTTACTCCAGCCTCTGACTTTCTCTTGAATCCTGTTAACTATCTGTTGATTTGtgtacagtcacacacactgaggacggAATAAAGACAGTTTAAAGAAAAGTTAAcattcctgaaaaaaaaaaaaacacaaagattttgaatgcaggaccttCACTTGTAATAAAACGTTTTTACATTTAGATATTGATAGTTCTAGCTGAGTAAAAGATCTGCAGAGTTTTGAGCTAAAGGCTAAAGTTAGCATTGTAACGCactcacaataacaatgctaaTTTAGAATGTTGgcatgctaattagcactaaccTCAAGGCATAACTGAGGCTGAtataactgaaaaaataaatattgtgacGTGATGTCTTTACagaaaaagtcagaggatcacaaaCAATATTATAATTCATCCTGCAGGTGAATttaatgtacaaaatgtcatggcaatccatccaatggtTATAGAGAAATTTCACTCTggggatcaccaaaatcagtaGGATGAATCAGCTAGTGACCATCAGTGTCTGTGCAGAATTTAATGCAATTCCAGTCAACAGTAGTTGAGATATTTCTAGACCAAAGCACTGACAAACAGACCAACACTGGCGCTCCAGGTGAGGATAAAAATTTATAAAGGAATGAAAAAGTTTTCCCACTTTTTACCTATTTTGTCggtttaaaatgaaaagcagtttgacaaaaaaaggGTGGCATGGTGGTAGAGTGagaaaataacagcaaatcTTTCTTGAGGAGCTGAACAAAAAGTCAGTGGTAAGTCAAAGCCAGGCAAACTGCTGGATTCAGGTACCAAACAATTACCTGCTTATTTACTATTTGTCAATAAGAGCAGCTACTAAAGCCAATATAATGTCTTTGAATATTATAAGCTTATTTTATGCCATATAATTGCATTCGATTTTGGGAAAGTGTAAACAAATTATCACAGAGTGGTACCTCAGAGACTTTTTAGAAAGATTTCTtagcatacatacagtatgatcAGTGgtagtacatttactcaaatactgtacttttacagtgcagtgtaatgTACAATTTTTGAGAGACTTGTACttaacttgagtatttccatgtGATGCTACATTATACTTCTACGCTACTtttcagaggtaaatattgtacattttaggCCACTACATTTATGTGGTAATTCTACTTACTAATTACTTTACAGATCAAAATTGTATACATTAACATGTGATcagtttttaaaacatgttgaatTGTTGTAGATAAACTGCCCAGCACTGTAGAAAATAGTTGATATTAGCTTAATCTGCACCAGCTACATAAATGAAATGCTGCAGACATTGTTGCAAGTTGCGactgtaataataatccaaaaaTATAATATGTAGCAATATAAGTTTAACAGGAGCTATTCTGTTACATtctgagtacttttacttttgatactttaagtagcctacattttgtTGATGTTACTTCTGTACCTTTACTTGAGAAAGACTTTCAATGCAggtgtaataaaacatttttacatttaggtATTGTTTTAGTTGAGTAAAAGATCTGAAggcttcttccaccactgctcatGTAGATCTAATGGCTTAAGGATGGCCAACTTCTTCTCATGATGTGGgatagtaataaaaaaaacaagatttttgtTTATCTTCTTGCTGTAAGTCAAATTCGTACTCCCGCTTTGCTCTGCTGCACCATCAGCTTATGTCTTGTATTGAGAGTGATTTTCCAACAGGAGAACAAACTGAAAGatacatcagcagcagcagcactggaCAGCCAGCAGATATCCACATGCAGACAGCTCTCAGTCTTAAGTGGAAGAGCAGCAGCCTGTCTCCCACTTAGGATAGTGGGCTATTTAGCCTGACAgccattaaatatgaattaaaaACCACACAGGCCTCTTTGCCTTCGAAAATGTCATTACATATCTTCATGGCGGCCGATTGTTGAATAAGCAGTTTGCAGGGCTCCCCTGGGGCAAAGCTGGGGATGGGAGTGGAGTGAAgtggatggagggaggggagggaggaagaaacCGGGGTGGAGTGGAGCGATAGCAGGATGGGATAGGGGGACAGCTGGGTGGAGGagtgaggaggaaggagaggatgagtggagggatggacagaaaaaacagaaggGGTGGGGGATGGATGGCTACATGTGGAGGTGAGGCATTGAGGATGGAGAGAGCAAAGGCGGAATAACGAACAGGCAGGTCTGCCGTAACGGATGAGCCCTAATAGCAGCTGAAATGGAATCTACATTACAGGTCCTAACTGAGTGCAGTACTTCAGGGGCCGGGCTCCGAAAAGAGCAAATAATGGCGCTCGCTCGAAGTGGTGCTTCAGTTTCTCTCCAGCAGATGAGCGAGATGTGTAGGGGGGAAATGAGCTTGAAGGGGAAGGGGAGTACTTCAGAGAGATACTAGCCTTCTTAGTGTTTTCAGGGTTGTTAGAAATGTCTCAAAAGGTCAGCATGTGCCTGACGACTCATTTTATTACACTGTATTTATGGTGTGGCCAGGAAGTGCAAATCGCCAGGCCTATAATTATCCAAGCTGCACtgccaaattgtgatggctattgttaaagaaataaagaaattacaaTTGGTCTTGCATTCTTGAATACACCCTTTGTTGCCTTAATACAGATAATTTTACTGAAACATATTTGGTGTACCCCCAGACAATAGACATTTAATGAGGATATTTTCACTGATGCACTTGAGTGTATCCTACAGAATAATGCTTCAATTGTCAAGAGGACCATTGAAATgagagaattttttttatcataatgtattgtattatatGTTACACGATAATTTTTACTCAGTCAAACACCTCCTGTGAAAGTACATTTGTCTGATTTGGCtgctacaaaaaacaaaacaaaaaaaaaaacaatacaaaagtaCAGCACAGTGGCAATTGTCATCCCCCAAGGACTACTGCTATTTTTAAGTAATTTGGCTTCATTTTGCTGCTGACCTTGTGATTGTTTTTCATATAAATGTTGCTTAAGAAAATCCCACATATCCATCTACCTAGATGGAGAACTTGTTTCCATAAAGCCAATCAAATTGCTTCAATTTAAACCTTATTTGGTTAAGGCAGTAATGTCACCGTTCTACCAGACAGACGGCAGCAGCCTGCTACACTACACAAGAGCCACATACTTTGAACGACAATCCATGTTAGCTTCACTGCTCAAGTCTTCTTCTTTTctaacacaaacatgaacacacgtCTTGCCCTGCACTTTAGCTTGTGGAACGAACAACCATTCAATTCAAATGTCAAGATAGCTAAtttgctgctctctctctctctagctgtAGTACATTAACCAGTATGTAAACTTACCTGCAAATGTCACTTTGGTCCATTTAACTGTGGTGTGGTCCTTACTTTTTAATACCACTAGCACCACACTGTCTACCCATGACTTCTAAACTACAGTGCAAGTTTGTTGACTTATTCTGTCACCTTCCTTTTGCCTTCCAGCGCTCAGCCTGCCAGCTGCAGTTAACCGAGCACAGACAAGCATCTCTGGCAGTGGAGAGGCAAAGGAGCATTTCTGATATTTCCCAAAACACCTTTTGTCTTCttttcaaacaataaaaaaactacTGATAATAAAAGAAGATCAATAGCTATTGATTAAATGTGATTTCAGTTGGACTGTAAAGCCACCTTTATATTTTTCAGCATCATCACAAGGATTgaagatttaattaatttcagtttGCATTTCTTAACCAAATCTTGTTATATCAACTTAGATTTTTACTGCATGTAGTCTTTTCACTGTCTGAgcacatgtcagaggtggacaTGAATCAGTGACACCGTTTAAAATAGTGTCGATTTAATCATTTCCTTAGTGGTGGATTGGGTGGATTGACAGCTGGACGGATGAGTGTTTGGGGAGACATGGCAGCAGATAGATGGttagatcagaatcagaaatacttttttGATTGATCACATTGCAGCTCCCATTCTAGAACAGAAATGCAGTATATAAGCATAGAGAAATAATCAAAGAATAATTATATGTAAGGATGGATGAAGAAATGaacagacagatggagaagCAGACAGGCTGCCAGACGTGAGTAGCCACTGATTGTTGTTCTATTGACTATGTGATTGTTCAATACATTGCTCCCTCTGAAACATTATCTACCACTATCAGGTTGTTCCAAGCTgcctacaaaaacaaaaaaacgcCCCACAATTTATTTATCCAGTACGGGCATGCAGCAACAGCTAATATGGTCAATACATGCACATATCCAGGACTAGCTCGCCTATTTTTGCTAGTTTCTTGTGTGTGCTgtccaaaggaaaaaaaactgattcACTCTTACTCAGTTCAATCCCTCCTCATGTTCCAAACAGCAACTGCAATATTTCGGTCGACCGTCTACACACAGAGGTGCACAGCTTCACTTACACTCTCCTTTTCCTTGCATTGCTCTATTTtgtatgtgtacgtgtgtgtgtgtgtgtgtgtgtgtgtgtgctttcactCCTGTCAGTCCACTTAAGGGCCTTTGGTTTCAGAGGAGGCCATTGTATTTCCTCCATCGCCTAGCAACCATCACCAAGGCCAGCGCTCCATTGTTGCGGAGGCTGAGCACCTGAATTGCCCGCTGCCTGTTTCTACTTTTCAAAATTGTACTGTAATTTCACAAAGTGGTAATTCAgcattagagagagagagacacggCTGCGCTCCAAATTGGAGGACTATGAAAATTGGGGGAAGCTTCATTTGGTGGTTTCACATCAGTAGCTACGCACGTTTGCAAAAGCCACACAAACAGCGGCAAAGCGAAGACATTCAGAGCATATTGTGCTTTCAGCTGGTGatgtcaaaatgaaaacaaacactgagagatttatataatgtgtgtgcatgtttgtatgtgagaaagagagagatggaggcagCGAGAGTGACCAAAACAAGAAATGAAACAGAGATAAAGAGCTGGATATGTGCCTTTAAGGGGGTTTGTGAGTTTATagcagatgtgtttttatggCTTCCTAGTTTTTTGAAATGTACTTTATAGACTGAGACACTGATAGAGATAGAAATccacaaagacaggaagacaaagagtagagagagtgtgtgtgtgtgtgtgtgggggtggggggggggggggggggggggggtctagagagcgaaaaaaggagaaaataggAAAGATATGAAAAGAGCAACATGTAGTGGGCAGGACTTGAGTGATGAAAAGGTTTGTGGGCAAGATTTTTCTCAGTGACGTCACTTTTACACAGTTTCCTTGAATAGCACCTGTGTGCATGGgggctgtctgtctgtcagttcTGAGTAAAAACATAACCCATGCCAGCAAAAACATATCTATCAGTGTTCTCCACTGGCCAGTGGAGACAGACTGTGTCCCTTCTTTCCTCAGAGGCCAACATCGACTCTTGTTGTCTTTAACGCTAGCTGTTAGAGATTGGCTCCCtaagcattttagcatcttttctGTGAGCGTacgtagattttttttttaaacatcctTTTTGtgagttaaaatgtttttgacaaAGACTCCGCTTTCTCTTTGTGCAGTGAAAATTGCTCTATTTTGTGCGGCTGCAATCAACGCCCTTGTGGATGACCCCAGGTGCCTAATTCAAAAATGGTAAGTGCCAACAATTTTATCATCAGATAAATCAGTGTTTCTCTCATTATATTGTGTATCTTTGTACTGTTTTGACAGATACATGGCGAGAATCTCTGTGTCGCCTTTGGGGCAATTACTTTTTGTCCTGTTTATTGCAACAATTTTGCTCTGCTAAtccaaagaaacatttttttgttacatttcgTGACTGTCTTGTCATTGTCTGTCAGTGTCACCTGTTTTCACTTATTGATTTTCACTTGTGCAACTGGTCAATTCTGTCTCCGCGTTTAACTGGATCTCACATAGATGTGACGTCCTGAAAAATATGGTTGTGCTTAATCATTCTCAtgaaaagcatttaaaatacacaaatttcatttaaaaacacacacacacacacacaaatagccGGTTATCTACCAACATGTTACTGTGGCATCCACACCACACTGACATACTGTAgatgtatgcacacacacacacacacacacacacacacacacagagggttGTCTGTGTAGAGGGTGAGATGGCAGCACTGTTGACCGACATGCTCTAAAGTTTCAGTGAACTGAATACTCAcatcatcctctgcatttatgTCCATGATTTACATTCAGCAGCAGTCAGTTTTAAACAAATTGTGTGTGCAGCTCTGTGAATGCAGCAATAATTAGTCACGTTATCTTTAGGCAGAGGCAGAATAGATGGAAgagtagatttatttattttataattctgttacaagaaagaaaacatgtttttatctgaTAAAACTGAAAAGCAAGCCGATCATATGCAAGTAACATTGATGAATAAAGACAAGGACACGATCCCAACTGCCATCAGCTATTTCCTACTCTTAAAATGTTGTGTATGATTTTAAGACAAAATGTGATATTTCAAGTATATAGGGTGATGTGTTGGTATAACATCAAAAATCAAAGTGATTTTTCTGATATAAATCAAGCATCTAATGTGTCAGTACAATTTGTTCACTGCGTTATGTGTCCATCACTGTAATATGTGTCCAGCCTAAGGCATTAACAAAATGGCAAAGTGCCAGTGAGAAAGAACTTACGTTTCCTTTAGATGTCCAAAACGCCATTATTGATGTTTAATTATTGATCATCATTGACAAAGTAGATTACTTACCTGGAACCTGTGGACAATGTGGAGCTGAGTACAGTACATGCATATTGAGAGAAATTGAGTAAAATGAATGCAGTAGTTTTCAGCTGGGGGTTTGGGAGAGCTCAGGGGAAGCTGATTTATGGCATTCatggaaaaaaatgcaaaattttTTACTTtggcatgtaaaaaaaaacatgaaacctACACTGGCTTCTTCCAATAGATAATCAATTGAATCTGGTAGGGGAATGACCAGAAACATCCATCAGTTCACAGcctcctgtgtgtttgtattgtttaattattataCAGAATGTTCCTTGCTATTTCTTTTACCTAAGGCAGCAACAGatgattatttccattattgATTTGATCtgcttattatattattttctcgattaattgattagtcatttggtctacaaaaaaacaaaaactaaaaatagtGAGACATGCCTATCAGAATATCTTAGAGCACAAAAAGCAGCATGCTCACAGATTTGCGAAGCATCAGATTTTTGaaatttttgcttgataaatgactgaaACAAATACTCGATAATCAGAATTGTTTAATTAGATGCATTTTCTATCAATCAGCTAATCAATGCAGCTATAGTTTTAACTGCAATGTTTCACATTCATTTGTTGTGAAACATAATTAAATGCCTCGTAAGACTCGGTATAAACTTACATGATAGAGACAAACAATTGGTTATTCAAAACTGaattaatatactgtaataatatataGCTTTAAATCTCTTAAGTGAAATAGATATCAATGTGCTCACAGTATCCATTCTCTTTGCCATTCAGCTACATTATTGCAGCAGCGTCGCTGAATGACTGAATCAAACTGACATTGAACTGATTAACACTTATGTCAGTACAGTAATTTAACGACAGCTTGTCAGCAggtgttttctttctgttccaGCATGCAGGGTTGTCACCGGCTGTACCGAGACTTGGATCACACAGTTTGTCCTGGCAGATAACCCTGACGCCAACCCCCAGCCCTGCTTTATCCATTCCTTTGCCTTGTCCTTCCCCCAGAACATCAGGAATCTCAAACACTGAACCCTTCACAGGTTCACACAAAACTGTTGGTTCCATGTGTCAAGGTAGTGTGGGCTTTCAGGATTTCTGGTGGTACAGTACATAGATACTAATGTTAATATCTATTTTTGTTAATACCAAGTAGTGGCAAAGGGAACAAAATATTCAAAACCATCTTTCAGATATGAGAAATGGTAGGTGAAAGATAATAAGAAGTAGCGCAGAGATAATTGCAGTGATTGAAAtaatgtatgtgagtgtgtttctTTCGGGTATGAGTTCAAAGCCCTTTCACAGATGGTTTCTTGACAGGCTGCCAACTGATTCACTTAATCTCTACACACACAAGGAGAAGGCCACTCAGGACTGCCAGTTCTGCTGTGACAAACAGGCTCTAGCCTTCAAATAAGAGGTCTGAGGAGTGAAGAAAGTTTGGTTTGAAGGAGAGCCATGCAGGTTTTATCTTAGCTCCTTCAGCCCTCCATCTTTCCATGGGAGGATTTGGATCATATTAGCTCAAGGAGGCCACCTTGAGTATGCCTAGTAGCTTGGAAAGGGAAGTCGAAGGACTATGCAGTGTCAGGTTAACACTAGAGGGAATAATAATGTTGtttaattactaagcatttcatTGAGAGAGCTAATATAGTGTATATTCACTTCTTTCTAGTAAGCTTGATTTTAACTctaaataatgatttaattgGTTAAATGTTTGGTTTTGACAAAGAATGCTGCCGAgttatttgaaaaatatatacatCTCTCATGGTGTTCACTGCATGTAGGAGGGAGTCCATAGCGGCATGGAAGACtagtgattttgttgttttgtggttaAACTGACAACAAGTCATTGTCTCCCTCACTGCTTTGAGACACAAGCTTTAACTCAAGCCAAGTTCATTAAATGTCTCAGAAATTGACACTGAATTCTCATTTCCCTTTGGATATAGTGGCATGATTAAAAACATCGAGTGCCCCAGTTGTCTTCCAAGAAAGATGAGCAGAAATTACACTCTGATATTGTGCTATTGTACACTGGGTGAGATTTTACTCAGTGGAAAATTTGCACAATCTGGGTGAAAATCCTGCATCAAATGTTTATGCatagtttttaaatagtaatctctttaaaaattattaaaccTTTCAGCTACTGCACAGTGAAAACACAGATCCAGATCAGACTGATAGAAATGCAGTTTCTTAACACCACGCAAATACTTGTACCAATCCATACTATTGCTAAATTTGGCGGTAGGATTTATCAATAGATAAGTAGATAGATCAAAATCAGTCATTTAGGAGTGATTTACTTACTTCACCTgtcaattaatcatttcagtttcagttaaaTTGGCTCAGGTCGGCAGtgaagttattttgtttttgccccttCTGTCTAGATGAATTGGCAGCACACAGAAAGAGGTGGAATCTGACTGGTAAGAAAAGTTGTTTTGAGGTCATTTGACAatttgaaataataatgataattgtgccctgtgatggactggcgaccagggtcctttcgcccaatgtcagctgggattggctccagccccccgcgaccctgtacgcaggataagcggttgacgatgtatggatggatggatgaatgataACTGTTTTCCTAATCCCAACAGTTTGAAGTAAATTCCTCATGCCGAGGTTTGTTAGGAAAGTTTTTGTTAAGAACTTTTGTTGGCTTATGCTGTTGGCAAATTAAACATACAAATAACTCTATCTATTATAActatttcagtttttacatgGTCAGAATAGTTCTGGTTATTACTCTGATTGTGTTTTAGGGTAATTATTGACCTAAACTCAATAATCCATGAATTTGGGTTGATCTCATTAACCTGATGTTATTCTCTCTGTAAGCTGGACTCCAGCCTATTAAACAGCCTACTTCTGAATATTGAATAATGAATGATGGAAAACACAGATGACCTAAAGGTTAGAGGTAATGTTGATATCGACTTCCACTTCAATGATTAACTCTCATCAGATTCTGCtacaatttatttcatttcaacttTATTAACTACCCTTAGGCTTTTCATAAATTAATTTCTGTACTCatataagacaaaataaataatatgtccGCTCAAAATGAAGACTTCCATACCCCTTTATTGATGACATTCAAGCATCACGTCTCAGATGatttagagagagaggagtatGCTGGACAAACACCAGTGAAGCATTGTGTGTGGCAACAAAAGTGACCTCTAGCTCAGCTTGGTCGTTAATGCAGCTGGAGTAAAACAACAGCCAGCTTTACTTGGAGGGGAGCAGGGCCTTGGTCTGGTCCACCACCTGCTGGAAGATCTTCTCCATCATGTCGGTCAGAGGCTTGACCTGAGTGTTGAAGTTGTCAGTCAGAGGCTTGATCTGTTCCTCAATGTTGGCGATGAGGGGCTGGACCTGCTCCTGCAGCTTGGCAGCCTCGGCCTGGACCTTCTTAACAAGAGGCTGGATCTGGGCCTTGCTGTCCTCAATGTAAGTCCTGTGGAAGGTAGATGAAGCGACATACTGCTGTTAATCACTGCTGCTAACTCTGACTTGtattttaataaagaaaaatttACTAAAACTGCTTGACAATTGACTTTTAAGGAGAATTTTGACTAGTTGCTACTACACCAA from Micropterus dolomieu isolate WLL.071019.BEF.003 ecotype Adirondacks linkage group LG03, ASM2129224v1, whole genome shotgun sequence harbors:
- the afp4 gene encoding antifreeze protein type IV translates to MKFSLVAALVVVLSVARGTEAGSLVKRDIQSEVDRISKIVNDMSASITSTTQDIVEKVKALEVTHTGQTYIEDSKAQIQPLVKKVQAEAAKLQEQVQPLIANIEEQIKPLTDNFNTQVKPLTDMMEKIFQQVVDQTKALLPSK